The proteins below come from a single Gimesia alba genomic window:
- the pheT gene encoding phenylalanine--tRNA ligase subunit beta: MRINTGWLRDYLSEDCKESELLDAFMTVGLEVEEEHDLAQALEPIRVGFIREKKPVGDDGQYFECLVEIDKGKLVTILCATAHPVEIGWGVPVAVAGTKLPSGALISEGKFKGIRSEGMICLDGELGMIAKSTGLQVFKDEAALGESLPSVSPFQESLVEVSVLPNRPDCLGMIGIAREVAAVLDMQLKYPSQRVIQPAAGQSESVAVEIDDASLCSRYACQVFDGVQVRSSPHWLQSRLQTAGLRPINNVVDITNFVMLEWGQPLHAFDFDSLKGNRIEVRRIRKDEKLKLLDETEVDGAEQPLVIADAEKPIALAGIMGGWNSQTTVGSKRILLEAACFDPVCIRTSSRKLRISTDSSYRFERGTDPNDMLSGAFTRAAELLQDAELSEAKPASTITDSYPSVRERTKFALDSDRFSKLLGAEISDEQIKDCLSKLEMTADEGLTISVPTWRVDVNNEVVLAEDVARLLRYDSIVMKPMIATTTKGRISETDGLRTNVAKFLTSNGFLECRTPPLTTEQVAFSFSQWAGDAIQVQNPISKEMTTLRQSLVGSLVEVAERNARRGASSFRFFEIDRTFRQNDDVIDERWMVGGVLGGYVNDSAWVASEKEFDFLRAKGVVENLFSQISVDDITFERDTPAKGYRGEEFAALKHGDQRIGALGRIDLNELGIKDRARVPLYGFELDLSALVQVKSPARMFSGLARTQVIARDISILVPIDLRYAEIEASLEKAFAAAVENLQVEPRKESDAPVALNPKLENVICVDTFTGESIGADAMSLTIRMLFRDDAHTLTSGEAQQLMDYVVKQLNAEHGAVQR, from the coding sequence ATGCGAATAAATACTGGTTGGTTGCGCGATTATCTGTCTGAAGACTGCAAAGAGAGCGAACTGCTTGATGCCTTCATGACGGTGGGCCTGGAAGTCGAAGAAGAACATGATCTTGCACAAGCGTTAGAGCCGATCAGGGTTGGTTTTATTCGAGAGAAGAAACCGGTTGGTGATGATGGCCAATATTTCGAATGCCTGGTCGAAATTGACAAAGGTAAGCTGGTAACGATTCTCTGTGCCACTGCTCATCCCGTTGAGATTGGATGGGGTGTTCCCGTTGCGGTTGCCGGTACGAAGCTGCCCAGCGGTGCTTTGATCTCCGAAGGAAAATTCAAGGGAATTCGTTCGGAAGGAATGATCTGCCTGGATGGTGAATTGGGAATGATTGCGAAATCAACCGGTCTGCAGGTTTTCAAAGACGAAGCAGCGCTCGGCGAGAGTCTGCCTTCCGTGTCTCCGTTCCAGGAATCTCTGGTTGAAGTTTCGGTCCTTCCGAATCGTCCCGATTGTCTGGGAATGATCGGGATCGCCCGTGAAGTCGCTGCTGTCTTGGACATGCAGTTGAAGTATCCCAGTCAGCGGGTGATTCAACCTGCCGCCGGTCAGAGTGAGTCTGTTGCGGTTGAGATCGATGATGCATCACTGTGTTCGCGTTATGCCTGTCAGGTGTTTGATGGAGTTCAAGTTCGCAGTTCGCCTCACTGGCTTCAGAGCCGCCTGCAAACAGCGGGATTGCGTCCGATTAATAACGTCGTGGATATCACGAACTTTGTAATGCTGGAATGGGGACAGCCGTTACACGCGTTTGATTTCGATTCCTTAAAGGGGAATCGGATTGAAGTCCGCCGCATTCGCAAAGATGAAAAACTGAAGCTCCTGGATGAAACTGAAGTCGATGGCGCGGAGCAGCCGTTGGTGATTGCCGATGCGGAGAAACCGATCGCTCTAGCAGGGATTATGGGGGGCTGGAACTCCCAGACCACGGTTGGCTCAAAACGCATTTTGCTGGAAGCCGCTTGTTTTGATCCGGTTTGTATTCGGACCTCTTCTCGAAAGCTGCGAATCAGCACGGATTCCTCGTATCGCTTTGAGCGGGGAACTGACCCGAATGACATGTTGAGCGGTGCTTTCACCCGAGCTGCGGAACTGCTGCAGGATGCGGAACTGTCCGAAGCCAAGCCAGCTTCTACGATTACAGACAGCTACCCCAGCGTGCGGGAGCGGACGAAATTCGCTTTGGATTCCGACCGATTCTCAAAGTTATTAGGTGCAGAAATCAGCGATGAGCAGATCAAAGACTGTCTTTCCAAACTGGAAATGACGGCTGATGAGGGGCTGACGATTTCCGTGCCGACCTGGCGCGTGGATGTGAATAATGAAGTCGTGCTTGCCGAAGATGTTGCGCGGCTCTTGCGGTATGACAGTATTGTTATGAAACCGATGATAGCGACGACGACCAAAGGCCGCATTTCTGAAACAGATGGACTCCGAACCAACGTTGCGAAATTTCTGACGAGTAACGGTTTCCTGGAATGCCGTACGCCTCCGCTGACAACAGAGCAGGTTGCTTTCTCATTCAGTCAATGGGCTGGCGATGCGATTCAGGTGCAGAACCCGATCTCCAAAGAAATGACGACGCTCCGCCAAAGTCTGGTGGGGAGCCTGGTTGAAGTGGCCGAGCGGAATGCCCGTCGCGGTGCCAGCAGTTTCCGGTTTTTCGAGATCGATCGGACCTTCCGTCAGAATGATGATGTGATTGATGAACGCTGGATGGTTGGCGGCGTACTGGGAGGTTATGTCAATGACTCTGCCTGGGTTGCCTCCGAGAAGGAATTTGATTTTCTACGTGCCAAGGGGGTGGTTGAAAATCTGTTTTCTCAGATCAGTGTGGATGACATCACATTTGAACGTGATACTCCTGCTAAGGGGTACCGTGGTGAAGAGTTCGCCGCGCTGAAGCACGGGGATCAACGGATTGGTGCACTGGGACGAATTGACCTGAACGAACTCGGGATCAAGGATCGTGCACGCGTGCCTTTGTACGGTTTCGAATTGGATCTCTCGGCTTTGGTTCAAGTGAAATCGCCCGCTCGAATGTTTAGCGGCCTGGCCCGGACTCAGGTGATTGCCCGTGATATTTCGATTCTGGTTCCGATTGATTTACGTTACGCCGAGATTGAGGCATCACTAGAAAAAGCGTTCGCTGCTGCGGTCGAGAATCTGCAGGTTGAACCACGCAAAGAGAGTGATGCACCGGTCGCGCTAAATCCGAAACTGGAAAATGTCATCTGTGTCGATACCTTTACGGGTGAAAGTATCGGGGCTGATGCGATGAGCTTGACGATTCGCATGCTGTTCCGCGATGACGCACATACCCTGACTTCGGGTGAGGCACAGCAATTGATGGACTATGTCGTGAAGCAGCTCAATGCAGAGCATGGTGCGGTTCAGCGGTAG
- a CDS encoding DUF1553 domain-containing protein — protein MIRRLLVSWGLCIFVMILSRPLLADDADLKKTDFFEKRIRPLLINQCYDCHSEDSVESGLRVDSLSALVRGGERGPSVVIGKPEQSLLISAVNHSGQLHMPPKDKLSQKEISDLTEWIRLGAYWPNSKPIAQSNENESEGPLFTEQEKAFWAFQPPQKPSLPSVKQSGWVQNRIDNFVLSRLEQKGYAPALPAEKQDLIRRATFDLIGLPPTRKEVDDFVKDDSPNAFAKVIDRLLESPRYGERWGRHWLDVARYADSNGLDENLSYANAFRFRDYVIAAFNQDKPFDQFVQEQLAGDILAEQVNDDSRIEKITATGFLSIGAKMLAEDDQTKMQMDIIDEQLDTVGRTFMGLTLGCARCHSHKFDPIPIEDYYSLAGIFKSTKTMENFKVVARWQERTLASPEEIQKLEQHKKQIADLDSEIQSVVKQADEQFLREERKHVSDYLLAAEIKKHADELMKGTKPIGETLQADSADSVLIVEAENYQAGNVKKSLTGYGEGIGVIYNKGMLPNIAEYEVELPKAGRYQFEIRYAAASARPVQLLINGQLVKNKAAGEVTGSWYPKSQQWKVEGFYQFNKGNNKIRLESKIPFPHIDKLLIATPREPSRKERNLIAEIAAPESKLIGSITAQWADYLAKHSQEETSPFYIWSELVRTGKTPETLGPSYQRFQSLNDLPEAERLPRAAQLYGALFAEVEQEWQAYLKTDEGKNTKSLPNAESEAIRQVLYDPKGPFALPADRETFYAAAVKTELTEKRTARKELEKTLPQYPTAMAVSEQKPENVKVHLRGSHFTLGKEVPRQFLRIIEGEQQTPINDQQSGRLQLAQWLTSGRHPLTARVMVNRLWRWHFGKGLVRTPDNFGKLGERPTHPELLDWLAVQFVEQGWSIKSMHRLIMLSSTYQMSTRYNAELAAVDPENRLLWRMNRRRLEAEAIRDSILAVCGKLDYEMGGSLLGVENRKYVTSTRNVNPVVYQTNRRSVYLPIVRSALYEVLQAFDFADPSVLSGDRTHTTVAPQALFMMNSEFVMQNTMDLADQVLHETHLDQRAKVNRIYEKIFSRPASAMETSRALNYIGHYRQELKSLEMSDEEKEQRTWQSLCRVLIASNEFLFVD, from the coding sequence ATGATACGACGACTTCTGGTGAGTTGGGGATTATGCATCTTTGTCATGATCCTGAGCCGTCCGCTTCTGGCAGATGATGCTGATTTGAAAAAAACAGACTTCTTCGAAAAACGAATTCGTCCGTTACTGATTAACCAGTGTTATGACTGCCACAGTGAGGATTCCGTTGAGAGCGGATTACGGGTCGATTCTCTGTCGGCGTTAGTCCGGGGGGGAGAGCGGGGGCCTTCTGTCGTGATCGGAAAGCCCGAGCAAAGCCTGTTGATTAGTGCGGTGAACCACAGCGGTCAATTACACATGCCGCCCAAAGATAAGTTGTCTCAAAAAGAGATCAGCGATTTAACCGAATGGATTCGACTGGGAGCCTACTGGCCGAATTCAAAACCGATTGCGCAATCGAACGAGAATGAATCTGAGGGGCCGCTTTTTACAGAGCAGGAAAAAGCGTTCTGGGCCTTTCAGCCGCCTCAAAAACCAAGTCTACCGTCGGTTAAGCAGTCTGGTTGGGTTCAGAATCGGATTGACAATTTCGTATTATCAAGGTTGGAACAGAAAGGCTATGCGCCGGCTCTTCCCGCCGAGAAGCAGGACCTGATTCGTCGAGCGACGTTTGATCTGATTGGTTTGCCGCCCACTCGAAAAGAAGTCGATGACTTTGTCAAAGATGATTCGCCGAATGCTTTTGCTAAGGTCATTGATCGGCTTTTGGAATCACCCCGTTACGGTGAACGCTGGGGACGGCACTGGCTGGATGTGGCACGCTATGCCGATTCAAACGGCCTCGACGAAAACCTGTCTTATGCGAATGCGTTTCGATTCCGCGATTATGTGATTGCGGCATTCAATCAAGATAAGCCTTTTGATCAGTTTGTCCAGGAACAACTGGCAGGCGATATTCTGGCGGAACAAGTTAACGACGACAGCCGCATCGAGAAAATTACCGCGACCGGGTTTCTGTCTATCGGCGCTAAGATGCTGGCGGAAGATGACCAAACCAAAATGCAGATGGATATCATCGACGAGCAACTGGATACCGTCGGTCGTACTTTTATGGGACTTACATTGGGGTGTGCCCGCTGTCATTCTCATAAATTCGATCCGATTCCGATTGAAGATTATTACTCGCTGGCGGGGATCTTCAAAAGTACGAAAACGATGGAAAACTTCAAGGTGGTTGCCCGCTGGCAGGAACGAACTCTGGCCAGCCCTGAAGAGATTCAAAAACTGGAACAACATAAAAAACAGATCGCAGACCTCGACTCTGAGATTCAATCAGTTGTGAAACAGGCCGATGAACAGTTTCTGAGGGAAGAGCGAAAGCATGTCTCCGATTATTTACTGGCGGCCGAGATTAAAAAACACGCTGATGAATTAATGAAGGGGACAAAACCGATCGGCGAAACACTTCAGGCCGATTCAGCGGATTCTGTCCTGATCGTGGAAGCGGAAAACTATCAGGCGGGCAATGTGAAAAAATCCCTGACCGGTTACGGCGAGGGAATTGGCGTCATTTACAATAAAGGGATGCTGCCGAATATCGCGGAGTATGAAGTTGAATTGCCGAAAGCGGGGCGGTATCAATTCGAAATTCGCTATGCCGCCGCGTCTGCACGGCCGGTTCAATTATTGATTAATGGTCAACTCGTCAAAAATAAGGCAGCAGGAGAAGTGACCGGAAGCTGGTATCCCAAGTCACAACAATGGAAAGTAGAAGGCTTCTACCAGTTCAACAAAGGGAATAATAAAATCCGCCTGGAAAGTAAGATTCCGTTTCCACATATTGATAAGTTGTTGATTGCAACTCCTCGGGAGCCTTCCAGGAAAGAGCGGAATTTGATTGCCGAAATCGCGGCTCCCGAAAGCAAACTCATTGGCAGTATCACAGCACAGTGGGCCGATTATCTGGCGAAACATTCACAGGAGGAGACCTCTCCCTTTTATATCTGGAGCGAACTGGTACGCACGGGGAAGACACCAGAAACACTCGGGCCTTCATACCAGCGGTTTCAAAGTCTGAATGATCTGCCTGAAGCAGAACGGCTGCCGCGGGCGGCTCAGCTTTACGGGGCATTGTTTGCAGAAGTCGAACAGGAGTGGCAGGCTTATCTGAAAACCGACGAGGGTAAAAATACGAAAAGTCTGCCGAATGCGGAGAGCGAAGCGATTCGGCAAGTGCTATATGATCCGAAAGGACCGTTCGCGTTACCTGCGGACCGTGAAACGTTTTATGCTGCTGCAGTGAAAACCGAACTGACGGAAAAAAGAACTGCCCGGAAAGAGCTGGAAAAAACACTTCCTCAATATCCGACGGCCATGGCCGTTTCAGAACAAAAGCCGGAAAACGTGAAGGTACATTTGCGAGGAAGTCACTTCACGCTGGGAAAAGAAGTTCCTCGGCAGTTCCTGCGAATTATTGAGGGAGAGCAACAGACTCCCATCAATGATCAGCAGAGTGGTCGTTTGCAGTTAGCCCAGTGGTTGACCAGCGGTCGGCATCCTCTGACGGCTCGTGTCATGGTGAATCGACTCTGGCGCTGGCATTTCGGAAAGGGGCTGGTGCGAACACCCGATAACTTTGGAAAACTGGGAGAACGTCCGACGCATCCAGAGCTGCTCGACTGGCTGGCGGTTCAATTTGTAGAACAGGGCTGGTCGATTAAGTCGATGCATCGTCTCATTATGCTGTCTTCGACCTACCAGATGAGTACAAGGTATAACGCGGAGTTGGCAGCCGTTGATCCCGAGAATCGATTGCTCTGGCGGATGAACCGCAGACGCCTGGAAGCAGAAGCAATTCGCGATTCAATTTTAGCCGTGTGTGGAAAGCTCGACTATGAAATGGGAGGCTCGCTATTGGGTGTTGAGAATCGAAAATATGTCACGAGCACCAGAAATGTGAATCCGGTCGTTTATCAAACGAATCGTCGTTCCGTCTATTTGCCGATTGTGAGGAGTGCCTTGTATGAGGTACTGCAGGCATTTGATTTTGCCGATCCCAGTGTTCTTTCTGGCGATCGAACGCATACTACGGTGGCACCTCAGGCGCTGTTCATGATGAATAGTGAATTCGTGATGCAGAATACGATGGACCTGGCGGATCAAGTGCTGCATGAGACCCATTTAGATCAGCGCGCCAAAGTGAATCGAATTTATGAAAAAATCTTCAGTCGTCCTGCGTCAGCGATGGAAACATCTCGCGCGCTGAACTACATCGGACATTACAGACAGGAATTGAAGTCGTTAGAGATGTCAGACGAAGAAAAAGAGCAGCGAACCTGGCAGAGTCTGTGCCGGGTGTTGATTGCCTCCAATGAATTTTTGTTTGTTGATTAA